A region of Butyricicoccus intestinisimiae DNA encodes the following proteins:
- a CDS encoding Ger(x)C family spore germination protein: MRRAGAALLLCLLLCGCSWKDAGDLSAVTAGTISREGQQYQLTAELALPDADTAVPASKQVSGAAQTMEQAIDDTGAGLDVQLYWSHARVLFLDDTVLSGGIGSCVQELHADSAVRPSVRVCAVRESRAADIFACQSIGGEPVGFSVGDSLSYAIQQSQVPDVPLYRVYNALETQGIDPVLPAVSLAGKQVQLDGCALFSGETCSGWLNREQTAVLSLLLHSGEQAVLYDDGEPLVLRAIRVRRSVAEDTCEIQVSADAACKTDEQVRRAARVAQEQCTRVIERLKQADCDALGIGRLSGQAWRTVPVTVSVTMHAAQSTEGGNQ, translated from the coding sequence ATGAGACGCGCGGGCGCGGCTTTGCTGCTGTGTCTGCTGCTGTGTGGATGCAGTTGGAAAGATGCAGGCGATCTGTCCGCCGTCACGGCTGGGACGATCTCGCGGGAGGGACAGCAATATCAATTGACGGCAGAGCTTGCTCTGCCCGATGCAGACACGGCTGTGCCCGCATCCAAGCAGGTATCCGGTGCGGCGCAGACAATGGAACAGGCGATTGATGACACGGGTGCGGGTTTGGATGTCCAGCTGTATTGGAGTCATGCGCGCGTGCTGTTTTTGGACGATACCGTGCTGTCGGGAGGGATTGGTTCCTGCGTGCAGGAATTACATGCGGACAGTGCGGTGCGGCCGTCCGTGCGCGTGTGCGCTGTGCGAGAAAGCCGCGCGGCGGATATCTTTGCCTGTCAGTCCATTGGCGGAGAGCCGGTCGGATTTTCCGTGGGGGATAGTTTGTCGTATGCGATACAACAGTCGCAAGTGCCGGATGTGCCGCTGTACCGCGTGTACAATGCGTTGGAAACACAGGGGATAGATCCGGTGCTTCCGGCGGTTTCTCTGGCGGGAAAACAGGTGCAGCTGGACGGATGTGCGCTGTTCTCTGGTGAGACATGCAGCGGATGGCTGAACCGAGAACAGACAGCGGTGCTGTCGCTGCTGCTGCACAGCGGGGAGCAAGCGGTGCTGTATGATGACGGAGAGCCGCTTGTGCTCCGCGCGATACGTGTCCGGCGCAGCGTTGCGGAGGATACCTGTGAGATTCAGGTGTCCGCGGATGCCGCGTGTAAGACCGATGAGCAGGTACGCCGCGCGGCGCGGGTCGCACAGGAGCAATGCACACGCGTGATAGAGCGGCTCAAACAGGCGGATTGTGATGCGCTGGGCATCGGACGGCTGAGCGGACAAGCATGGCGCACCGTGCCCGTCACGGTGTCTGTGACGATGCACGCGGCGCAGAGTACAGAAGGA